The window ACCTGTGGGCAGCCGGTGCAGCAGGCCGGAATGCACACGTTGATGGCCATCTTGCAGCCGGTGCAGGGATCGCAGTAGGTCAGTGTCTGCTTGACGGGTGGGTTACAGGGATCGCACGAGCGGCAGCAGCTACGATCGACGTAGCGCACGCAGGGACGATAGCAGGCGCTTTGGCAGCAGGCACGGGGCTCGGGCACGCAGCAGTCGGGGGTGATGCCACCCACGTTGCCCGAGGTGGTCGCCACGCTCGTCAGCATGAACGTACTCACCGGCGCGCGGCGGAATAATCCCGCGGCATCCGATTCGCTTGAGGCGGTACACAGGAAGAACGCCGCGGCCACGGCGAGCAAGAGTTTCTTGGGATTCGACATCGCGTCACTCCTCCGTCTCGTTTCATCTACTCCATTCGTGAACAACGCACTAAGCCGGTGCGCGACTGCGTCAAGGATGGCATATTCGCCCCGCAGTGCAAGGGGGCGAGGGGGCCGCGGCAGCCGCGGGAACGCCGCAACCCCCGTATACCCAGCTACTTACAGCACCCCCACCTTGCTATTTGCGAGAAAAAAGCCGGCGGAAATGTCCTTCTGGCGGCGGGGCGAAGCGTTCAATTATCGACTTCGGAGGTGGATTTTTTCGGCCCGTGGCGGAAGTCGTGACGGGCAAACACCTTCCCCCCGATCGCGGCACATCATCTCGATTTGCCTCCCCCCAGGTGCTGACGTAGGGTTGTCCAGTCAAGGATGCGTACCGAGTGCATGTTCCCTTGGCACTGGCCGGCTTCACGCTTGGCTGGCGTCTCGGTCCCTTCACCCGTGCTCGCAGCATTCTCGACGACACGTCGTACCCATTGGCCGCTCGGCCGCTGAGAGTTCGTTCGTCTGACGCGAAAGGCATGTCCGCCCGTGTGCGGCTGCGCGGTGGCGCGCGAGATCACGTTGCGCCGTGCGGCACGTAGGGGGCGGGAATATCGTCCCGAACCACTTTCCACTGAATCAACGCCCGCGTGACTGCTCCTCTCCTCACCGAACGCGATAGCTGGAAGCCGATTGCGGCCTCGTTGGAGGCCCTGCGCGCGGCGGATCACGAGATCGAGACTTTTTTCGCCGACGAATGGGCGACGCTCGAGCGGCTGCGCGACGGGCTATCGCGGCGGGAGCGCGAGATCGTCGAACTGCGCGTGCAGCTCTCGCGCGAGCAAGGGGCCATCGCCGAGCGTGCCGCCGCGCTCGACACGCGCAACGACGAGTTGCACGAACGCGAGGCGGCCCTGGCCACCCGGTACGCGAAGCTGGCCGAGCTCGAGTCGGAGTTGAAGCACTCGCGCGAGGAATTCGAGCGCGATCGCGAATCTTACCTGGCCGAGCGGAAAGAGTGGGAGACGGTTCGCGAGGCGACCGAGGAAGAGCTTCGCCGGCAACTGGAAGACATCGAGCGCCGCCGTGCCGAGGGAACGGCGACCGAGGAAGCGGCCCGCCAACAAGCGGCCCGCCTGGCCGAAACGGCGGCCCGCGTGGCCGCGGCCGAAGCCGAGTTGCAAGAGAATCGCGCGCGGTTCGCCCGCGAGGAAGAAACTCGCGCCGCCGCGCGCGACGAACTGGCGGACGAGCTGCGGTCACAGCTCAGCACGGCGGAGGACGCGCGCGGTAAGCTGGCCGACGAACTGGCCGAAGCCCGCCACGAGCTCCAGGATCTTTCCACGGCGGCCAGCGACAGCCAGTCGTTGGCTGCCGATCTGAAGAAGGCGCGTAGCGAAGTGGAGCGCGTGCGCAAGCAATTGCAGCAGGAGCGCAAGCAGTCGGAGAGCGAACTGCGTTGCCGGCTGGAAGAAGCCGAGGCTGCTCGCGTGGCCGCGGAAGAACAGCTTGCCACGCTGCGAGTGGAAGCGGCGCGACTCCCCGACGAGATGCGCGAGCGCGAGCAACTCGCGGCCCAGTTGGCCGCCGTGCAGGAACAATTCTCGCAACTTCGCGCGTCGAGCGACAGCGAGCGGCGCACGCTCGAGCAATCGCAACGCGAGCGCGTGACGGAGCTGCAGCGCGAGCGGAGCCAGTTAGAGACTGATCTGGCCGCGGCCCGCAACGAGGTCGCGCGGCTGGCGGAAGTAGAAGTTCGCGCCACGACGATGAAGGTCGAATTGACGCAAATGCGCGAGACGCTCGACGAATCGCGCGCCGAGTTGACGCGTCAGCAGACGCATCTCGCCGCGGCGGCGGCTGGCGATCATGCCGCGCTCGAGCAGCGTGCTTTCGAATTGGAACAAGAACGCAGTGCCTTGCGGGCCGAGCTCGACGCGGCACGAGCCCAAGCGGCGCGCATGGCGGGCACCGCCATCGATCTAGCTGACGCGCGAGCCGTGATTGCTGATCTGCGGGCCGAGATTCTCGATCTTCGCGAGCAAACGGCCGACGGGCGCAATCCGGCCGACGAGGCGTTGCGTCACCAGGTGGTCGAGTTGGAACAAGAACGGATGTCGCTCGAGCTGGAGCTGGAAACCGTGCGCAATCGCGCGGCCGAGTTGCTCGAGGCATCGGCCGAGGACAAGCGGCGGATTGCGGAAGAGCGGGCCCAGTGGGCCGGCGAATTGCGACAGTTGCGCCGCGCCATGGAGACGCAAACGATGGTGCAGCCCCAGGCTCCTCCGCCTGCTGCCGCATACCCGCCGGCGTATCCCCAGCAGGGCTATGCGTCGCCACCGAGTTATGCGCCGGCCGCTGCTGCGGCGGCGCCCGCGCCGCAGCCCCCAACTCGTCCGGCGCCGGCTCCGCCGGCCGATCCCGTACTGGACTCGGTGATGGCGCAGTTCGAACAACTCCAGCGCGATCGCGCACAGCGTCGCGCCAATTCACACGTAGCGTAGGAAATCCGTCGCGTCGATTTCTCCTCGGGAACACGAACAAGCGAACATCGCGATGCAAGCCTTCAAGAACAACAAGTTTGCCTGGTTGATCGGTATCGTCAGCCTGGTAGGCATCGCCGTCGGACTGCTGCGACAGGACTACTACAGCTTCGGTCTGGGCGCCTCGGGGCTCTGCTACGCCATGTTGCGGGCCATGGGCTGGGCGCCGCGCACGCGCCGGACCGTCGTGATCGTTCCCACGCCGACGATCGTGGCCGAGCCGCAGCCCGAGACGTCCGATGCCCCCGCCGACACCATGGGGCTGGTGGAATTGATGTTGGCCCAAGGACGCTACGCGCTCTTGCTGCGGCCCGAGATCGTGCCGAACCTGACCGAGAGTCAGTACGAACGAGCACGGGTCTCGCTGTTCGAGTCGATGGCGCTGGTGCCCGAGGGAGAGTTGATCGTCGGCCAGGTGGGCGAACCCCACGAGCAATTCGAGGAGGATGTGCGTGATCTGCCGCGCTGCCACGGCACGATCGTGCGCGTCGAGCGTTTCTATCTCGACCGCTACCCGGTGACGAATCGCCAGTATCAGGCGTTTGTCTCGGCGGGGGGTTACGAGCAAATGGCCATCTGGGAGCCCGACATCTGGCCGGGCGTGCTCGAGTTCGTCGACCAGACGGGGGTTCCCGGTCCACGTTACTGGAAAAACGGCCGACACGAGCCCGGCGCCGAAGACCACCCGGTCATGGGCATCTGCTGGTATGAGGCGGCGGCGTACGCGCGCTGGATCGGCAAGCGATTGCCGACCGATCCGGAGTGGGAGAAGGCCGGATCGTGGCCGGTGCAGCTCACTGCGAGCAAGCGTCCTCAGCGCCGTTATCCCTGGGGCGATACGCTCGATCGCAAGCGGGCCAACCTGTGGGGCTCGGGTCCGAACAAAGTGGTTTCCGTCTACGATTTCTCCGAGGGGGTCAGCGTCGGTGGCGTCCATCAACTGATTGGCAATGTCTGGGAATGGACCACCGGCAACTTTGGCGAGTGGTGCTATCCCGGCGGTGGGCTGGTTCTGGCCACGCCGGTCAAGTGCATTCGTGGCGGAGCGTTCGACACCTATTTCGACAATCAGGCGACTTGTCAGTTCCAGAGCGGCGAGGACCCGGTGGCGCGGAAGCACAACATCGGCTTCCGTTGCGCCGTCAGTGTTTGTGATTTGGCGCTCGCCGGCGCCCCGCGCGCGAGCGAACCCCGCGAGCCGGACGCGGACGAAGAGACGGCATTCGCTGCCCACACCCCTGAGGCTTGCGTGACATGACCAGAGAAGGCACGCTCCCGATGGATTCGTACCGGCTGGCGTCTTACGCCGTGCAGGTGCCTTGCTACGTCTGCGACGAAGGCAACACCTACGATGCCGAACTTTGCCGACACTGCTTTGCACCGATGGCGCTGGCGCATCAGGCCAATAGCCAGAAGGTCGGCCCGCAGATGATCGCCGCGATCGGCGCCAGCGGCGCCGGCAAGACGGTCTTTCTCGGCATGCTGATCGACATGCTCTCGCGCCAGGCGAGCGGCATGCAGATGCTGGCGCGTGGGGCCTTCTCGATCTCGCTGCAACAGCTCACGATCGGGGCGCTCGCGCGGAGCGAGTTCCCCCACAAGACCCCGAACGAGCCCGATCGCTGGAACTGGGTCCACTGCCAGGTGCGCGTGCCCAAGCGCCGCAACCCGGTCGAGTTGATCATGCCCGACATGGCGGGGGAAGCGCTGTTCGAGGAGGTGGATCACCCGCGCTCGTATCCGGTCATTCGCGCCTTTCTCGAGAAGTGCTCGGGCGTGATGATCCTGATCGACACGATGAAGCTCTACGACGGCACGCAAGATCAGGACTACTTCACGATGAAGCTGTTGAGCTACCTGAACGAGCTCGATGACGATCCGCGCACCGGCTGGCGCAATCGCCCGGTGGCGATGATCTTCAGCAAGGCGGACCAGCGCGAAGAGCCGTTTCTCGATGCGGCCTCGTTCGCGCAGGCCCACACGCCGGGGCTGTGGCAGCACTGTCGCGAGCGATTCAAGGACCACGCGTTCTTTGCGTCGGGAGTGGCCGGCGCGTGCGCGGTCCGCTACCAGCGCGGCGACGGGCACGTGCGCGTTCCGTTGCGTGTCGAACCGCGCGGCATCATCGAACCCTTCGATTGGCTCATCGGCCGGCTGAAGTAGGCATCGTCGGCCACGGAGCGAGTGTACACGCCATGCTCATCGAACAAGCAGTCTTTACCTCGGCGCAGACCGACTGGTCGAGCGGTTATCGCCTGGTCAGCACCAGCCCCGGCGTGCGCGACGTCGACGCCCAGGAATTGTCGAACTGGGGGCCGTCGCACGATTCGCTCTGGGAAGAGGGAGCAGACGCCTCGAGCGTGAACTTTCACCGCCTGCCCAGCGGCGCTTATTGCGTTTCGCGCACGACGCCGGCGGGCGCCGAGTACAGCGGCCGGCGCGGACCGCAGATCTACACGCAATGCCTGCTTGTAAACCCGGAATTGCTGGCCCGCTTCTCGAACAATCCGTTCGCCTTGTTGCGTGCCGTGATCGCGCAGGGTTCGCTGCGCGTCCACAATCCCGTGCCCGCGCGGTTGACGCCCATTCGGCTCGTCGGGCGCGCAGCGCCGTTCGATCAGGCGCTCGTGGGGCAATTGGCAGACGACCCGGGTAGCACCTGGCTCTCGACGCTGGTGCAGGCGCTCGTCGAAGAGCCGCGCCTGGGGCTCATGGTAGGCAACAACGGCCAGCGCGTCGTGCAGGGGCTGATTCACTGCCTGCCCACCGAGTGCCGCGCGGAATTCAGCTTCTCGACGGGTCTGCGTTATTCGCCGCGACGCCCCTTCCGGCTGATTTGCCTTCCGCCGGCCAAGGCCGAGGCGCGGCGTCTCGAACGGCGCTACGACCTGCGCGTGCTCGATCTCTCGGGCGACCCGCCGCGCGAGTTCGAAGCGCGCGACGGCTGGGCCTGCTTCGTCGATGCCGCGCTCGAACGCCGCAAGATGGCCTGGTTCGGCGGGCAGCTCGCCCAACCACGGCCAGAACTTGACCTGGAAGGCCTCAACAGTCTCGGACGCCGCCTGATGGCGCAGATGTCGGGGGCCTCGGGGGATGACGCGGACGAGCAGGGACGCCCTGCCGGCGATTCGTCCTCGAGTGGCCGAACGTTCGGCTCGAGATCGCGCGACGAGCAGGGGATCGTCAGCATTCCGTTGCCGACGAACCACGAGGCCGACGACGAGGAGTCCTCGGGCGGACGGCGAGCGGACGGGGCACATCGTCGCTTCGAGGGCACGGCGGCGGCCACGTTGCGCATGTGGGAAAACTTACCCGCCGAAGTGCTGGGAGCGGCCCATCCAGACATTCAGCACGAACTGGAAACGCTCGACGACACCGTCTTCGAGGCCATCGCCGGCAACCCGGCGGCATTGATGGCCTTGCGTCAGCTCTGGCCGGCACTTTTGCAGAAGCTCGGCGCCCACGGCGTGGGCGAATCTCGCGAGCAGTATCTGCGGCACGCCCTGAATGTCTGGCGACAGTGCATCGACGGAGAAGAGATCCGCGATCCGCGGCGCGCGATCCGAGCACTCGACGTGCTCGGTATTCTCTACGAGTAGCGCGTCGCCGCGCGTGCCTTCGGCCAAGTTCCTAGCGGGGCGGGCGCTGCTACAATAACCGTCGATCGTAGCGGCGCAGCGAGAGTCCCGTTCAGGCGTCGTCGGCAGGTGGGAGATGGTCAGCACCTGGAACGACGACGTGCCGTCGCCGCGAACGCAGGTTCGAAAGGGCTCGCCTGGTCGCGCAGTCCTGTTCTTTGCCGTCGTCCTGCTTACGGTGGTCGTGTTGTTTTCCTTTTTCGAAAACTCGCTCGTCTACTTTCCGGCGAAGTATCCCACGGGAGATTGGAACCCGCTGGGGCTCGAATTCGAGGACGCCTGGTTCGAGGCCGCCGACGGCACGAAGCTGCATGGCTGGTACGTCCCACATCCGAGTCCCCGCGCGGTGATTCTCTTCGCGCATGGCAACGGCGGCAACCTGACGGGCTGGGCCGAAGACTTGCGCCAGATCCACGCTCGCGCGGGGGCCTCGGTCATGATCTTCGACTATCGCGGCTATGGTCGCAGCGCCGGTTCGCCCAATGAAGTGGGCGTGCTGCAGGATGCGCGTGCGGCCCGGGCGTGGCTCGCCGAGCGTGCCGGCGTGAGGGAACAAGATATCGTGTTGATGGGAACATCGCTCGGCGGCGGCGTGATGGTCGATCTGGCGGCCCACGACGGCGCCCGCGCCCTCGTATTGCAGAACACGTTCACTTCGCTTGTCGATGTCGCCAAGTTTCATTTTGGCTGGCTGCCGGCAAGCATGCTCATGCGCAATCGGCTTGATTCGGCCGCGAAGATTGGGCGATTTCATGGCCCATTGCTGCAAAGCCACGGCGACATCGACACGATCGTGCCCTATGCGTTGGGGAGGAAGCTGTTCGAGCAGGCGCACGAACCGAAGCAATTTCTCACGCTCGAAGGCTTTCAGCACAACGATTTGCATCCGCCGGAATACTTCGAGGCGTTGGGCGATTTTCTCAGCAACCTGCCACCGCTTTAAGCGACTTGCGTCCGAGCGTCGCCTATACTTGGATGACCGGATGACACGGACATCTTGGCTGCGAGAGGTACGCCCCCCAACCATCAGGTATTTTTACGCCGCCTGCCTGGAATGATAGAGAACACTCGTGCATTTGAGACTTCAAAACATCGGGCAGATTGGAGAGGCGGATCTCAAGTTCGGAGATCTCACCGTGCTGGTTGGCCCACAGGCAACGGGCAAGAGCATTTCGCTGCAATTTCTGAAGCTGCTCCTCGACACGGGACACATCCAGCGAGAGCTCACACGATATGGTCTGGATTGGTCGGGACAGTTGTCTGCATTTTTTGACATCTACTTCGGCGAAGGCATGCATGCCATTTGGCGCGAGGGGACCAGCGCCGTTTCCAAGAATGGCGAAGCCGTCGATATGCAGAAGCTGATTCGGCGGAAACAAAGAAGCAAGGAAGAATCCGTTTTTTTTATTCCGGCGCAACGAGTGCTGACGCTCCGCGATGGATGGCCCCGCCCTTTTACGGACTACTCGCCGGGCGATCCCTTCGCCGTGCGCGAGTTTAGCGAAAAACTACGTCTGCTCGTGGAGCGAGAGTTTGGCGGCGGTGAGAAGCTGTTCCCGCAGGAGAGACGCCTCAAAGCGGAATTTCGCGAGTTGTTGGAACAGACCATCTTTGCCAAATACAGTGTCAACGTCGACAAGTTCCGCGCACAGAAGCGTCTCGTGCTTGGCGCCAACGGCGAACCTCTCCCTTACATGGTATGGTCGGCTGGCCAGCGAGAATTCGTGCCGCTGCTGCTCGGCCTCTATTGGCTCATGCCGCCGACGAAGGTCTCGCGGCGTGGAAATATCGAATGGGTGGTGCTCGAGGAATTGGAGATGGGGCTTCATCCGCGGGCGATCTCGGTGGTGTTGCTCCTGGTGTTTGAACTTATCATGCGGGGATACCGCGTGTGCCTTTCCACGCATTCGCCGCAAGTTCTCGAAGCCATGTGGACACTTCGAAACCTGAAAGAGAATGGGGCGTCGCCCAAGGCCTTGCTCGAGGTTTTCGATGCGCCGGAAACTCCGGCCATGCAGAAGATCGCGAAAGCGATCCTCGACGCTTCCGTTCGAGTGTTTTACTTCGATTCTTCCATCGCCGGCACGAAGGACATCTCTGACCTGGACGTAGCGAACGAAGAAACGGATGATAGTTGGGGCGGACTGGCGGAATTCAGCGGTCGCGCGAATGCGGCCGTGGCGCGAGCCGTGGCAAACAGCCACGCGGGGCAATCGTGATCTTCAAGAGTGCTGTTGAACAATCGGCACAATTGCAGTCGGCGTATTGTGATGGCCTGCAGGCGCTGACCGCTGCGGACCGTGCTTGCATTCGAACGGAAGATCCACGCCGCCTTACGGGAAGCATCGACATCGATACCACGTTGTCGAAAGCGTGCCCGAACGATCCACGCTGGGACTACGCCATTGGCCACCAACCGGCGAACCTGGACAGCGAAGTGGTGTATTGGGTCGAGGTGCATCCCGCCAGCGATCGAGAAATCACGGTTGTTCTGAATAAGCTGCAGTGGCTGAAATCCTGGCTGCAAGCGAATGCCGAAGAATTGTTGGCCATGCCGCGTGAATTTGTCTGGATTTCGAGTGGACGTACCTCATTCACTCCGACTTCTCCTCAAAAAAGGCGTTGCGCAGCCCAGGGGCTGCAGCACATGGGCACCTTCTTGCACATGAGAGCCGAATACCGAGATTGATGCCTCCGGCCGCGACTACCGGGTAATCGAGCCGGTGTCTTTCTGGACATGGCTGTGCCGGCCAAGTTAAATGTCAGGCTCTAGCGTCTGCTGCCCGCCTGGCTGCGTTTGCCGATTGTTCACACCCAGGGTGTACGTCATGCCGTTTGTCGCTCGCCGCGTCTGCTGGTTTCTGCTCGTTCTGCTGCTGTCCGCGCCGGCCCAGGCAGCCGATACCCCGCTTTGGGTCGCCAAGACGATCACGAAGCTGCCGCGGACGCATGAGGAGTTGGCCGCCGCACACGCGGCGAGCAAGGCGGCTTCGATCCAGGTCGCCGTGGGGGATCCGCTCGAAATCGAGGACTTCGCCGGCAAGACCGAATACGACGTCACCGTCACCGAAAAAGGGAAGAAAGTCGCCAAGAAGCTCCCCTACGATTATTCGCGACTGGGCGTGGTGAGCTACGGCATGCAGCTCACCCCCGAGGATCAGGAAAAGCTCCCCTCGGTGAGCAAGTCGCGAATTCTCTCGCGGGTCGGGGGCAATTACATCAGCATCCAGCTCCGCGTCCACCGCGATCAATCGACCGGCCACGTGTATCTCTACTACAAGCCGTTCGCCGCGATCGGCACGTACGGCCAGCCCGGGGCCCAGGAATTCGCGGCGCTGATGGAAGACTCGGTCCGCGACTGTCGCGGATTGGGGCTCTTCGTAGGCCCTGGCGAGAAGCCGTCGGCCGAGGCCTTCCGCACCTTCGTCGGCATCAATCGCGATACGCTCGCCAAGCCGAATCCGACGGGAGGTGACCCGATTCTCGAGCCGCACTACGAGTTGTTTTTCGTGCGTGCGCGCGTGAACGGCGATCAAGTCGAGTTGCACAGCTTCAATACCAGCGAATACATGACGCGGCTGAACTACCTGAGGCCGTACAAATCGCCGGAAACGCTGGCCGAGTCCGATATCGACAGCACGATCTTCTTCACCGCCTACACGGCAGCCAAACAGTCTCCCTCGGCCAAGGCCGCCTGGCAGATCGATATCCGCCCGCGCAGCTATTTCGAGATCGCCCAGCTCGACGAGTTCGCCAAGTCGCAGGGGATGCAGGGAGACTTTCTCGATAACCTGACCGCGGTGCTCGATGCGATCATCGACGGCAAGGTGGAGCCGACCTTCAAATCTGAAAGCTCACGCGGAGACGCGAAGTGAGGAGGAGACGCGGAGGGCAAAGGGTTTTTTGACCGAAGCATTGTCGATCGGTTTAGCTGCCGCGAACTTGCGGGGGGTGCGCGGTGTCTGGCTGGCCGACATTCGGCGGTTCTGCGCCGTGCTTGTTCCCCCTCGAAAACCGGATATCCTAAAGGGTTAGCGCTCCCCGACCCCCAATGCTTACCCCTTGCTTCCGATGAGCCAAGACCAACCGCGCGACGAGATTCCCCGGCTACCGCAACCCTTTGAGATCCCGGTCGCCGATCGGGTCAAGCGGTTGCCCCCTTACCTGTTTGGCCGCATCAACGCGCTCAAGTATCAGAAGCGACGGGCCGGCGCCGACGTGATCGACCTGGGCATGGGGAACCCCTCCGATCCGCCGCAGGATCTGGTGATCGAAAAGCTGGCCGAGGCGGCCCGCGACCCGCGCAACCATGGCTACAGCCACTCGATCGGCATTCCGAACCTGCGCCGCGAAGTGGCGAGCAAGTATCTCAAGCGCTACGGCGTGCGACTCGATCCCGAGAGCGAGATCGTGACTTGCCTCGGTTCGAAAGA is drawn from Pirellulales bacterium and contains these coding sequences:
- a CDS encoding formylglycine-generating enzyme family protein codes for the protein MQAFKNNKFAWLIGIVSLVGIAVGLLRQDYYSFGLGASGLCYAMLRAMGWAPRTRRTVVIVPTPTIVAEPQPETSDAPADTMGLVELMLAQGRYALLLRPEIVPNLTESQYERARVSLFESMALVPEGELIVGQVGEPHEQFEEDVRDLPRCHGTIVRVERFYLDRYPVTNRQYQAFVSAGGYEQMAIWEPDIWPGVLEFVDQTGVPGPRYWKNGRHEPGAEDHPVMGICWYEAAAYARWIGKRLPTDPEWEKAGSWPVQLTASKRPQRRYPWGDTLDRKRANLWGSGPNKVVSVYDFSEGVSVGGVHQLIGNVWEWTTGNFGEWCYPGGGLVLATPVKCIRGGAFDTYFDNQATCQFQSGEDPVARKHNIGFRCAVSVCDLALAGAPRASEPREPDADEETAFAAHTPEACVT
- a CDS encoding alpha/beta hydrolase, whose amino-acid sequence is MFSFFENSLVYFPAKYPTGDWNPLGLEFEDAWFEAADGTKLHGWYVPHPSPRAVILFAHGNGGNLTGWAEDLRQIHARAGASVMIFDYRGYGRSAGSPNEVGVLQDARAARAWLAERAGVREQDIVLMGTSLGGGVMVDLAAHDGARALVLQNTFTSLVDVAKFHFGWLPASMLMRNRLDSAAKIGRFHGPLLQSHGDIDTIVPYALGRKLFEQAHEPKQFLTLEGFQHNDLHPPEYFEALGDFLSNLPPL
- a CDS encoding ATP-binding protein, which encodes MHLRLQNIGQIGEADLKFGDLTVLVGPQATGKSISLQFLKLLLDTGHIQRELTRYGLDWSGQLSAFFDIYFGEGMHAIWREGTSAVSKNGEAVDMQKLIRRKQRSKEESVFFIPAQRVLTLRDGWPRPFTDYSPGDPFAVREFSEKLRLLVEREFGGGEKLFPQERRLKAEFRELLEQTIFAKYSVNVDKFRAQKRLVLGANGEPLPYMVWSAGQREFVPLLLGLYWLMPPTKVSRRGNIEWVVLEELEMGLHPRAISVVLLLVFELIMRGYRVCLSTHSPQVLEAMWTLRNLKENGASPKALLEVFDAPETPAMQKIAKAILDASVRVFYFDSSIAGTKDISDLDVANEETDDSWGGLAEFSGRANAAVARAVANSHAGQS